The genomic stretch CTTGAACTTTATTGGTATCTTTAAAATATCTTGGCAACTCTGCAGCAGCCCCTTTAACAATCCCTGGGCCTTTACCTAAGTCGCACTTCTCTAAGGTGGCATTTTTAGGACCCATGGGCCGCTTCCAAATCTCCTCGCCTGCAGCTTCATAGAGCTCCGCAGGATTGCCATCAGCAATCATTTCGCGGTATTTAGCAATTTCATCGGTAGCACTTTGCGCCATTGCTAAACCAGCAATCAAACTCAAAGATGCCAAGAAAATACTTTTCAATCTAGTCATGTCCCACCCCTCTTGAGAAAAAACCCCGCAACTCCATAAGAGCTAAGCGGGGCTCTCATCTACATACAAAAATTAGCTAATCTTAGCTTCGTCTGTACGCTTATCGTTTCTGTTGTCTACCCAAGTAATGCTAACAGTGTCACCCTTAGCGCCACCTTTAAATTTAAAATTTAAAAATGGATCTTTAGATACAGCTGTACCAAACTGGCCTTCAAATACAACTTTACCTTTGCAAGTTGCTGTCACAGTCGTAATGTGATGGGCTGGAATCACTTTGCCAGCAGGATCTTTACGCTGACCTGTTTCCATATCGTGCTTCATTAAAACTTTTACATCTACCACGCCGCCATTCTCTTGGGCTCTTACGCGCATTGGATCTGCCATGTTATTTCCTTTCAATACTTATTAATGATTGACCAAGTCATGCGCGCATTAACCGCCGCAACCACCCAAAGTCACTTTAACTTCTTTTGTAGTTACATACCACTTACCATCAGCCTTGACTAAGGCATGCACATTAGATGTTTGAGCCATCTTCACGCGTGAAGCTACAAAAGGCTCTGTATCAGCCGTCATCAAAAATTGTGCCGCTAAAGCACTTGGATTCTTCTCAACCAAAATAGCAATTTGCTGTGTCTTAGGCAAAGTTGTTGTTACTCCCACAGGCACAACAGCACCATTTTCAGCGATATCAGGAGCATTAATCGTTACAGCTGATGATTTATCAGCAGACGAACCTCCCAATGCCTTCAAAACATCATCCAATGATTTACCATCAAAAGCAGCTTTATTCCAATCAGCAGCTTGCGCCTCTGAAATTAGCCCTGTTGCGGCCATCAAACCAATAATTGCTGTTAATCGCAGCGCTTCACGACGCTTAAGGTTCATTTGAACTCCTCATAAAAATAACTAATTTCACAACATTCTTAATACTAATACTTTATTGACCAGTTAGCACCCATCTTACTAAAGTATCAATATCTCCATCAGGTACATGGGCATGAGGTGGCATCGGAATCGCTCCCCATACACCCGCACCACCCAACTTAACCTTTTGATTCAATTTTTTCATGGCATCGGCCTGCCCCTTGTACTTTGCCGCTATTTCTGAAATAGCTGGCCCAATCGCTCTACTCGCTGGAGCATGGCAAGTTGCACAATTATGTTTCTTAAACAAACCTGCAGGAGTAACAGATTCAGCACTGGCTAATGTCAAAACAAATCCGCCTTTTTCAGGAAGCTTATTTGCTGGCGGCTTACTCGTATCAGCCCCTCTAAAAGCTCCAAATGCCCTATTTTGCAAAGCCAAATTATCGTGGGCATTTCTAGCGTAATCAGGTAATGTTGAACCAATCGTTACATGCTTGGAACAATCGCTCATACAAGCTGTAGCTTTGACATCAGGTTTACCACCTTCATTCCATAAGCCGTGCGATTGAGTCATACCATTACGGTTAGGCATTAGCTTTTGAACTTCGGCAATATTCTGATCACTTAAAGTAAAGTCATCTGGAACAATTTCAGCCATGCTCAAAACATAACCAAGCACTGCATAGGTGTCATCCACAGTTAATGTTCTTGGAGCGTTCCAAGGCATAGCACGATGAATATAATCCCATAAGGTTGAAACAGTTGCCACCTTCATTAAAGTTGTTCGCTGTGGTTGTTTCGGATTTGTTAACGAAGCTACGCGACCAGTCTGCATATCCTCTTTGGTAGTTCCGCCAACAATCGGTGTAAACACTTCATTAGATTCACCAAAAGTGCCATGACAAGATGCGCAACGACTCTCCCAGACTTCTTGGCCTCTAGCAGTTGTACCTGAGCCTTTTGGTAAACCCTTAAAATCTGGGCGCACATCAATATCCCATGCAGCAATTTCATCCTTGGTTGCCTGACGTCCAATACCTTCATATTTAGATTGCGCCAAAGATAAAGTTGAAAAAGATAAGAACACCCCCACCAACAATAATTTGCGCATCAATGGATTAGCCAACTTGTACATTGCTTAGCTCCCCATTAACATCAAGCTTCCATGCTTGGATTGAATTATTGTGATAAATCGAACGCGTACCACGCACCTCACGCAATTGTTTGATCATCGGCTGTACATAACCAGTCTCATCAGTTGCTCGAGACATCAATATCGCAGGTGAACCATCCCATGTCCAATCCATATTGAAGCGCGTCACAGCCTTAGATAAAATTGGAGTCTCAAGTCTTGCTCGTTTCCAGTTGTTGCCACCATCAACGGAAATGTCTACATGTTTAATTTTTCCTCGGCCAGACCAAGCAAGACCTGTGATGTTATAGAAACCTTTATCCAGTAACTGCTGGCCACCTGACGGTGTTGTAATCACAGATTTACATTCTTGAATAGTCGTGTACTGACGATGTAAACCATTTGGCAACAAATCAATATAGTGAACAGCTTCATCTTTCGAGGCATAAGGCATATCCCCTACCTCTAAGCGGCGCAACCATTTCACCCAACTCACCCCTTGAATACCAGGAACCACTAACCGTAATGGATACCCATTTTCAGGCCTAAGCATTTCACCATTCATAGCCCAGCAAACAAGAACATCCTTCAGGGCAGCATCCATAGGAATAGTTCTTGTCATGCCAGAACCATCCCCACCCTCAGCCAATATATATTTACCTTTTTTCAGATCAGCCCCACACATATCCAACAGGGTTGATAACGGCACGCCAGTAAATTCACAACAAGACAACATGCCGTGCGTATATTGAACGCTCGGCACAGCAACGTTACCCCACTCCAAACCAGTATTCGCACCACACTCAATAAAGTGAATTCTAGAAACAGCAGGCAAACGCATCAAATCATCCATGGTGAACACTTTTTCTTCTTTCACCAGACCGTTAATCATCAAACGATGCTGCGCAGGGTCGATGTCATACCAACCTTGATGATGGCGCTCAAAATGCAAACCGCTTGGGGTAATAATGCCAAAGAAACCTTGCAATGGCGCAAATGCCACAGACGCGGCAGACACTCGGGTCAAACCAGGAGATTCACGACGCTGAAGTGCAGCCTCCCACTGTGATGGCATACCATAAGGACGAGCAGCCACAGGCTGACCTAAAGTAGTCTGCCATGACTGCTTTTCTAAAATAACTTTTTCACCCTCTGCAGCCTCGACAGAACCCATAACTCCACCGGTTGCCGCTGCACCTAGGGCAGTTAGAAAACTCTTACGCAAAAAACCCCGTCGCGTCTCATCCATACCATTTTCAGCAACATCGGCAAATAAATCTTTGCTGACATAATTTTCTGGCGCTTTTTTCACCCGACCGAACTGCATCGTTTTTTTTCTAACTGTCACAAAACCCCCAATAAGATGCGCTCACTAAATATGCTATTTAGCTTTTCAATGATTATTCATCTTTATAGATAATTTTGAAATAAATTAATGTTGAAAACAGCTTATTAATTTCATTTTTAGGGAAAGTCCTAGTGATTTTCAGTTCACAGTTATTAGCTTTATCTAACTATACAAAACAAAAAATACTCACTTAGACAAAGCCACTAAATATGATTTAAATAAAGATTCATTGACCTCAGATATGATTCAACGACACAATGAGTCACCAGATGTACCAAGCTTTCTCATAAGGTAAATATATGCAAATGAAGCGCAGAAATTTCTTCAAGTTATTCGCAGGTGGCGCTAGCGTTGTGTTACTGCCGCAAGTAATCGAATTTGCAAAAGCTGCTGAAGATTTTATTAAAGGTCCACCAGTCAAAGATCATCCCGCCAAACAATTAAGCAAACATGTTTGGATGATCTATTCACCAGATGGATTTCCCACGGCAGAGAATCAAGGCATGATGGCTAATATCACTTTTGCAACAACTAAAAAAGGTATCGTGATATTAGACTCAGGCGCCTCCGTACAAATTGGCGAAATGGCCATAAGAATGATCAAGAAAGTTAGCAATCAGCCTGTTATTGCCATTTTCAATTCACACTATCACGGCGACCACTTTCTAGGCAACCAAGCTTTTGTAGAGGCTTATGGAAAAAATATTCCTATCTACGCCCACTCCTACACGCTTGAACAAATTAAAGGTATCGAAGGCAATACTTGGCGTAACTTAATGGAACGCTGGACTAATCAAGCAACAGCAGGAACAATCGTATTTCCACCAACACATGCAGTGAAGAACGGTGATGTTTTTGATTATGGTGACGTTCACATCAAAGTACATCACTATGGCATTGCTCACACCCCTGGTGATATATGCATGGAAGTCATAGAGGACAAAGTAACACAGGTAGGAGATATCGCCATGGATGGTCGTATTGCCAACATTGATGACGGCTCTTACTTAGGCACATTTAAAACATATAAAGAAATTACTCAAGCAGCAGGCGATCAACTTTGGATTCCAGGACATGGGAATCCAAAGAAAACATTACTGAATGAGTATGGAGAATTTTTGGCAGGCATTTACGAATCTTGTGTTCAAGCAGTTAAGGATGGCAAAGATCCTAGCCAAGCTAAAGCCATGGTTTTAAAAGATCCGCGCGTTATTAAATATGCTAAAAACACAAAGGGCTTTGAAACCAATATTGGTAAATACACAAGTCTTGCCTACCTAGAAGCAGAAAAGGAAGCTTTTTAAGCTTCCTTTTTTAGATATGCCCTATTGTTAATAACTAAATCAGTCCGTTAACCCAGGCAAAAGGTCATTTTTAATATCTTCGATATTCTCAAGCCCTACAGCAATTCTCACTAAACCATCCGTAATACCAGCGGCCAATCTAGCCTCTTCCGAAACCCTAACATGAGTTGTTGTTGCAGGATGAGTAATGGTGGTTCTAGTGTCACCTAAATTAGCTGTAATCGATAACAACTTAGTACCGTTAATTAATTTCCAAGCAGCTTTCTTTCCGCCCTTTAATGTAAAAGACAAAATCGCACCGCCCATTTTTTGCTGACGCTGCGCAATCTCATACTGTGGATGTGATTTCAAGCCAGGGTGATAAACACGTTCAACCGCAGGCTGCTGCTCCAACCATTGCGCCAAATGAAGAGCCGATTCACTTTGCTTTTCAAGACGAAGACTTAAAGTCTCCAATCCTTTAAGAATGACCCAAGCATTAAATGCTGACAAAGTTGGCCCAGCTGTTCGAACATAAGGAAATACCTTCCCCATCACAAATTCATTACTACCAACAATCGCACCACCTAAGACGCGACCCTGACCATCTAAATACTTAGTCGCAGAATGTATCACCACATCCGCACCTAATTCCAATGGTTTTTGTAAAGCAGGTGTGCAAAAACAGTTATCAACGGCATAGATTGCTCCAGCTGCTTTAGCAATTTTTGCAATCGCAGCAATATCCGCCACCTCTGTAAGTGGATTAGAGGGAGTTTCTAAAAAGAATAATTTTGTATTAGGCTTAACCGCCGCTTTCCAAGCGCCCAAATCAGACATATCAACATAGGTAGTTTCAATACCGAACTTACCTAAAATAACACTGAACAGTTGAATGGTTGCCCCAAAAACAGACCGTGAACAAATCACATGATCACCAGCCTGTAAATGTGCCATAGCCACAGTCATGATTGCAGACATACCAGATGAAGTGGCAATACAAGCCTCGCCACCCTCGAGCGCTGCCAAACGATCCTGAAACATCGCCACAGTAGGATTAGTAAAACGCGAATAAATAAAACCTTTTTCAGCGTTGGCAAATCCTTCAGCCGCATCTTCTGCTGTGTCAAAACAGAAACTAGATGTCAAAAACATTGCTTCAGAATGCTCGTTAAACTCTGTGCGACGCACCCCTGCCCGAACACCCAAGGTATCGACATGGAGATTTTTAAGATCAGAGGGATTTATTTTTTTATTGCTCATGCCTAGATATTACTCTTGTGAAGCTAAATGCAAATGCAATTGTGAACGTGCCAAATCGGAACTATCTTCAGGTTGCCGATCAGCCAAAGCCTTAGGCGTATTGCGAGAAGCCTCCAAAGCATCTAAATAAGACTCGGTAATATCACCTGTGATGTACTTACCATCAAAACAAGAAGCATCAAAATTCTTAATTGCTGGGTTGATGTCCTGAATAGCACGCTTTAAATCTTCAACATCTTGATAAATTAACTCATCAGCACCAATCATTTTGGTGATTTCTTCATTGGTTCGGCCATAAGCCACTAACTCACTACGTGTAGGCATATCAATACCATACACATTTGGATAGCGAACAGGAGGTGCCGCTGAAGCGAAGATTACTTTCTTAGCTCCCGCATCTCTAGCCATCTGCACAATCTCATAAGAAGTTGTGCCGCGCACAATTGAGTCATCCACAATCAACACGTTTTTATCTTGGAACTCTAAACGCATCGCATTAAGTTTTTGACGAACAGACTTCTTGCGCATCGCTTGACCCGGCATAATAAAAGTTCGGCCAACATAACGATTCTTAAAAAAGCCTTCACGGTAAGGAACCCCCAACAACTTAGCAACCTGCATTGCTGCAGGACGACTTGAATCGGGGATAGGCATCACAACATCAATTTGAGAAACATCTGTTTCTCTAGCAATTTTTTTAGCTAAATAATTACCCATCAACAAACGCACGTCATAAACGGTTACACCATCAATACATGAATCTGGACGCGCCAAATAAACATATTCAAAAATACAAGGTGCAAGAGTTGCCGTATCAGAACATTGCTTACTTTGAAGCTGTCCGTCTAAACCAATAAAAATCGCCTCTCCTGGGGCTACATCCCTTACAAATGTGAATCCTAAACCTTCCAAGGTCACTGACTCAGAGGCAATCATCCATTCAGGACCTTTAGGCGTATCTAAACGACCAATACATAAAGGACGAATACCAAATGGATCACGAAAAGCTAGCAAACCATAACCAGCAATCAACGATACGACTGCGTAAGAGCCTTTTAGACGTTGATGAACCTTTGCTACCGCACCAAAAGCTGAAGCAGCATCTAAAGCAATACTGTCTGTGGCGCGCTGCAACTCATCAGCTAAAACATTTAAAAGAACTTCTGTATCAGAGTTAGTATTAATGTGGCGGCGGTCACGGTAAAACATCTCATCACGTAATACTGATGCATTCGTTAAATTACCGTTATGAGCCAAGATAATGCCGAAAGGCGCATTCACATAAAAAGGTTGCGCCTCTTCTTCACTACTCGCCGATCCAGCAGTTGGGTAACGAACCTGACCAATACCTGCATTACCAGGAAGGCTACGCATATTACGCGTGCGAAAAACATCACGCACCATGCCGTTTGCTTTATGCATACTAAATGAACTACCGTTCATAGTAGCTATACCAGCAGCATCCTGACCGCGATGTTGCAACAGCAACAATGCGTCATAAAGTAACTGATTAACAGGACTATTGCCTACTGCACCGACAATACCGCACATAAAAACCTCTACCTTTTAAAACTTACTTCTTCAACTGACCAGACACCTGATCAGCCCATTCATCTGGTAACCAAGCTTTAGCCATCCCTGTCAACAATTCAATAGCAGGTAATGACCATGCATTGCGCCATTCATTGGTATTAGTGATATTCGTTAAAGCAGCAAGGCTACTTAAAATAACAATCACCAAAATGCCTCTTAAACAACCAAAACCCAAACCTAACAAACGATCCATAGGGCTCAAGCCAGCTTGCTGCAAAACTTTTGCCAAAAAACGACCGGTCAACGCACAAATAATCATCGTGCAAATAAATAAGATAACAAAGCCAAGTGCCAAGCGGGTCATCTCACCACCAGGAACACCAGTTAACCACTCATTCGCCAACCAGGTCGCATAGTGGTAACCAACCCAAGCAGCAGCTACCCAGCCTACCAACGCTAATATTTCCCGAACAAATCCGCGCCAAATACCAAGCAATGCCGAAATAGCCAAGATGGATCCGGCAACAATATCGACTAATGTGAAATGAAGATTCATATTGGGTCGATATCCTTAATCAGTTACTCTGACTTTTGCTCAACGATTTTCGGGCTTAACCCAACATAGCGGATTTTCTTTTCTACGGCATCAGCGGCTGCCTTATCTGCGTAAGGCCCTGAGCGCAACAAATACAATTTCACACCCTCTTTATTGTTTTTAGTATCTAGATAAGTGGAAACTTTTTGCTCTTTTAATTTGGTCTGCCAGTTTTTAACTCTAGCCTCTGAGGAAAACGCGCCAATCTGAATAATAAATTTACCTGTACTAGCCTTTGAGTCTGACTTGCGATCCTCCAAGATCGTTAAAACCTCTTCGCCTTTATCCAAGGTTTTTGCTACTGCAGGGGCTTTATCAACAGATTTATCTGCAGCTTTCTCAGACTTAGATTCTTCTTTCTTTGTCTCAACTACATCTTTGCTATCTTTTTTAGGCTCTTCAGCTTTCTTTTCAGATTTCTCATCCGAAGCCTTTTCATTTTTTGAGCCAGGCTGAATAATTTGAATAACGACATCATTGTTATATTGCTTTGGCTTTGAATCAAAAATCAAAGGTAAACCAACGACGGCAACAAATACTAAAAATACAGCGCCAATTAAGCGATGTCTGGCGCGCTGACGCTCAGGATCTTCTGTCAAAGTATCCTCAGTAGGATAACTATCTTTAGCTTGGGAGCGATTGAAAAATGGTAGGCGCATTAACTAATAATCTAGGTTTAAAGTTGTGTCATATTTAATGAGCTTTTGCATTTCGATAAGCCAACACACCAGCAACGGTATAGAAGGATCCGAATACCGTAATTCTATCACCCTCGCCCGCTTTTTTTAGCGCTGCTTGATAAGCAAGTTCAGGATTTTTAAAGACTTCTACCCCGGCATCCTTGCTCTCCTGAAAGCCAAGCGCCTTTAAACGCTCTGCTAACTCCACCCCTCGAGCGGCTCTGTCAGTCGGCAAGTCGCAAAAATACCAAAAATCCACCTTACCCATCATAGGCTTTAGAACACCATCAATATCCTTATCAGCCATAGCCCCAAATACAGCCAAGGTATAGGGGTGATATGCCATATTCTCTAAATTCTGAGCTAAAGCAGCACTTGCGTGAGGATTATGAGCCACATCTAAAATAATGGTAGGTTGGCCAGGGAGGACCTGAAAACGGCCAGGCAACTCAACCCAAGCCATCCCATTTCGAATTTCCTGAGCGCCTACCGGCAAACGATCTCTGACAGCTGTCAAGGCAGCAATCACGGCAGAAGCATTCAATAGCTGATTTGCTCCTCGCAAAGCTGGATAACCCAACCCTGAGAAACGACGCCCCCGGCCAGCCCACCCCCACTGCTGCTTATCACCCTGAAAGTTGTAATCTTTGCCCAACAACCATAAATCGGCGCCGATTTCTTGAGCATGATCAATTAATGATTGTGGCGGCACAGGGTCGCTACAAACAGCGGGTTTTTCAGTTCTAAAAATACCCGCTTTCTCAAACCCTATTTTTTCTCGCGTATCACCAAGGAAACCAACATGATCAATATCTACGCTTGTCACAATGGCACAGTCGGGATCAATGATATTGACAGCATCTAGTCGCCCACCTAAACCGACTTCTAAAATCACTGCATCTAAACCAGCCTTTGAGAATAAATGCATGATGGCTAATGTTGTGAACTCAAAATAAGTCAAACTTGGCGGGTTAGACAAAGATGAGCGCGCCTTTTCAACAATCTCGAAATGCTCTAATAACAGAGCATCCCCGACCATCTCGCCATTAATACGAGCACGCTCATTAAATTTAAGGAAATGTGGTGATGTATGACAACCTACTTTATAAGAGGCTGCCAAAAGAATACTTTCGAGTAAAGCGCAGGTAGATCCCTTGCCATTTGTGCCTGCCACCGTAAAAATAAGCGCATCAAAATGTAATCCGAGCGCATCCTTCACTCGCGTAATACGCTCCAACCCCATATCAATACCAACAGGGTGCGCTTGCTCTAAATGTTGCAACCAATCATCTAGATTTTGAAACGTAGCCGGCAACTTTAAAACTTAAGCAACAGAATCAGAAGGCAGCTTTAACAACAAAGCCAAAAGATCTGCAATTTCTTTGCGCATATTCCGACGATCAACAATCATGTCAATCCCGCCTTTTTGCAACAAAAACTCAGATCTTTGGAATCCTTCTGGAAGCTTTTCCCTCACAGTTTGTTCAATCACGCGAGGTCCAGCAAAACCAATCAATGCTTTGGGCTCAGCCATAACAACATCACCCATAAAAGCGAAGCTAGCTGAAATACCACCCATCGTTGGGTCAGTTAAAACGCTGATGTAAGGCAAACGTGCATGAGCCAATTGAACCAACATAGCATTTGTTTTAGCCATCTGCATAAGAGATAACAAACTCTCTTGCATACGAGCACCACCCGTTGCGCTAACGCAGATAAATGGCACCTTTTGCTCTAAGGCAGTTTGTGCGCCACGAACAAAACGTTCGCCAACCACAGAGCCCATTGAGCCACCCATAAACTCAAACTCAAAACAAGCCACCACAACAGGTATCGTATGAATCGATCCAGACATAACAACCATGGCATCAGTTTCACCCGT from Polynucleobacter sp. MWH-Spelu-300-X4 encodes the following:
- a CDS encoding O-succinylhomoserine sulfhydrylase → MSNKKINPSDLKNLHVDTLGVRAGVRRTEFNEHSEAMFLTSSFCFDTAEDAAEGFANAEKGFIYSRFTNPTVAMFQDRLAALEGGEACIATSSGMSAIMTVAMAHLQAGDHVICSRSVFGATIQLFSVILGKFGIETTYVDMSDLGAWKAAVKPNTKLFFLETPSNPLTEVADIAAIAKIAKAAGAIYAVDNCFCTPALQKPLELGADVVIHSATKYLDGQGRVLGGAIVGSNEFVMGKVFPYVRTAGPTLSAFNAWVILKGLETLSLRLEKQSESALHLAQWLEQQPAVERVYHPGLKSHPQYEIAQRQQKMGGAILSFTLKGGKKAAWKLINGTKLLSITANLGDTRTTITHPATTTHVRVSEEARLAAGITDGLVRIAVGLENIEDIKNDLLPGLTD
- a CDS encoding c-type cytochrome; the encoded protein is MYKLANPLMRKLLLVGVFLSFSTLSLAQSKYEGIGRQATKDEIAAWDIDVRPDFKGLPKGSGTTARGQEVWESRCASCHGTFGESNEVFTPIVGGTTKEDMQTGRVASLTNPKQPQRTTLMKVATVSTLWDYIHRAMPWNAPRTLTVDDTYAVLGYVLSMAEIVPDDFTLSDQNIAEVQKLMPNRNGMTQSHGLWNEGGKPDVKATACMSDCSKHVTIGSTLPDYARNAHDNLALQNRAFGAFRGADTSKPPANKLPEKGGFVLTLASAESVTPAGLFKKHNCATCHAPASRAIGPAISEIAAKYKGQADAMKKLNQKVKLGGAGVWGAIPMPPHAHVPDGDIDTLVRWVLTGQ
- a CDS encoding MBL fold metallo-hydrolase; amino-acid sequence: MQMKRRNFFKLFAGGASVVLLPQVIEFAKAAEDFIKGPPVKDHPAKQLSKHVWMIYSPDGFPTAENQGMMANITFATTKKGIVILDSGASVQIGEMAIRMIKKVSNQPVIAIFNSHYHGDHFLGNQAFVEAYGKNIPIYAHSYTLEQIKGIEGNTWRNLMERWTNQATAGTIVFPPTHAVKNGDVFDYGDVHIKVHHYGIAHTPGDICMEVIEDKVTQVGDIAMDGRIANIDDGSYLGTFKTYKEITQAAGDQLWIPGHGNPKKTLLNEYGEFLAGIYESCVQAVKDGKDPSQAKAMVLKDPRVIKYAKNTKGFETNIGKYTSLAYLEAEKEAF
- the soxC gene encoding sulfite dehydrogenase, with translation MQFGRVKKAPENYVSKDLFADVAENGMDETRRGFLRKSFLTALGAAATGGVMGSVEAAEGEKVILEKQSWQTTLGQPVAARPYGMPSQWEAALQRRESPGLTRVSAASVAFAPLQGFFGIITPSGLHFERHHQGWYDIDPAQHRLMINGLVKEEKVFTMDDLMRLPAVSRIHFIECGANTGLEWGNVAVPSVQYTHGMLSCCEFTGVPLSTLLDMCGADLKKGKYILAEGGDGSGMTRTIPMDAALKDVLVCWAMNGEMLRPENGYPLRLVVPGIQGVSWVKWLRRLEVGDMPYASKDEAVHYIDLLPNGLHRQYTTIQECKSVITTPSGGQQLLDKGFYNITGLAWSGRGKIKHVDISVDGGNNWKRARLETPILSKAVTRFNMDWTWDGSPAILMSRATDETGYVQPMIKQLREVRGTRSIYHNNSIQAWKLDVNGELSNVQVG
- a CDS encoding SPOR domain-containing protein — protein: MRLPFFNRSQAKDSYPTEDTLTEDPERQRARHRLIGAVFLVFVAVVGLPLIFDSKPKQYNNDVVIQIIQPGSKNEKASDEKSEKKAEEPKKDSKDVVETKKEESKSEKAADKSVDKAPAVAKTLDKGEEVLTILEDRKSDSKASTGKFIIQIGAFSSEARVKNWQTKLKEQKVSTYLDTKNNKEGVKLYLLRSGPYADKAAADAVEKKIRYVGLSPKIVEQKSE
- the folC gene encoding bifunctional tetrahydrofolate synthase/dihydrofolate synthase, producing the protein MPATFQNLDDWLQHLEQAHPVGIDMGLERITRVKDALGLHFDALIFTVAGTNGKGSTCALLESILLAASYKVGCHTSPHFLKFNERARINGEMVGDALLLEHFEIVEKARSSLSNPPSLTYFEFTTLAIMHLFSKAGLDAVILEVGLGGRLDAVNIIDPDCAIVTSVDIDHVGFLGDTREKIGFEKAGIFRTEKPAVCSDPVPPQSLIDHAQEIGADLWLLGKDYNFQGDKQQWGWAGRGRRFSGLGYPALRGANQLLNASAVIAALTAVRDRLPVGAQEIRNGMAWVELPGRFQVLPGQPTIILDVAHNPHASAALAQNLENMAYHPYTLAVFGAMADKDIDGVLKPMMGKVDFWYFCDLPTDRAARGVELAERLKALGFQESKDAGVEVFKNPELAYQAALKKAGEGDRITVFGSFYTVAGVLAYRNAKAH
- the purF gene encoding amidophosphoribosyltransferase, producing the protein MCGIVGAVGNSPVNQLLYDALLLLQHRGQDAAGIATMNGSSFSMHKANGMVRDVFRTRNMRSLPGNAGIGQVRYPTAGSASSEEEAQPFYVNAPFGIILAHNGNLTNASVLRDEMFYRDRRHINTNSDTEVLLNVLADELQRATDSIALDAASAFGAVAKVHQRLKGSYAVVSLIAGYGLLAFRDPFGIRPLCIGRLDTPKGPEWMIASESVTLEGLGFTFVRDVAPGEAIFIGLDGQLQSKQCSDTATLAPCIFEYVYLARPDSCIDGVTVYDVRLLMGNYLAKKIARETDVSQIDVVMPIPDSSRPAAMQVAKLLGVPYREGFFKNRYVGRTFIMPGQAMRKKSVRQKLNAMRLEFQDKNVLIVDDSIVRGTTSYEIVQMARDAGAKKVIFASAAPPVRYPNVYGIDMPTRSELVAYGRTNEEITKMIGADELIYQDVEDLKRAIQDINPAIKNFDASCFDGKYITGDITESYLDALEASRNTPKALADRQPEDSSDLARSQLHLHLASQE
- the soxZ gene encoding thiosulfate oxidation carrier complex protein SoxZ, encoding MADPMRVRAQENGGVVDVKVLMKHDMETGQRKDPAGKVIPAHHITTVTATCKGKVVFEGQFGTAVSKDPFLNFKFKGGAKGDTVSITWVDNRNDKRTDEAKIS
- the soxY gene encoding thiosulfate oxidation carrier protein SoxY — protein: MNLKRREALRLTAIIGLMAATGLISEAQAADWNKAAFDGKSLDDVLKALGGSSADKSSAVTINAPDIAENGAVVPVGVTTTLPKTQQIAILVEKNPSALAAQFLMTADTEPFVASRVKMAQTSNVHALVKADGKWYVTTKEVKVTLGGCGG
- a CDS encoding CvpA family protein, with amino-acid sequence MNLHFTLVDIVAGSILAISALLGIWRGFVREILALVGWVAAAWVGYHYATWLANEWLTGVPGGEMTRLALGFVILFICTMIICALTGRFLAKVLQQAGLSPMDRLLGLGFGCLRGILVIVILSSLAALTNITNTNEWRNAWSLPAIELLTGMAKAWLPDEWADQVSGQLKK
- the accD gene encoding acetyl-CoA carboxylase, carboxyltransferase subunit beta produces the protein MSWIDKLLPPSIQHTDPSQRKSVPEGLWVKCPSCEAVLYRNDIESNLRVCPKCDHHMRINARERLDKLLDLEGRHEIGQEVLPVDALKFKDTKKYPDRLKDAVDTTGETDAMVVMSGSIHTIPVVVACFEFEFMGGSMGSVVGERFVRGAQTALEQKVPFICVSATGGARMQESLLSLMQMAKTNAMLVQLAHARLPYISVLTDPTMGGISASFAFMGDVVMAEPKALIGFAGPRVIEQTVREKLPEGFQRSEFLLQKGGIDMIVDRRNMRKEIADLLALLLKLPSDSVA